Proteins encoded in a region of the Pelmatolapia mariae isolate MD_Pm_ZW linkage group LG6, Pm_UMD_F_2, whole genome shotgun sequence genome:
- the lg6h19orf67 gene encoding UPF0575 protein C19orf67 homolog, whose product MSVTEVSASGQHLDLDLQDSNGKDRLQIGTYAGVSEEEKQLSFLADVAVAPSCGKYGCCSCPDLSQVEQSIWLQLQFFLSKTDCVLDCLIQGQKCVSRDTVVTAVQNFLYTCQPFFNHLEHLTRSIVSQSNPLPAESCTKLNYVFDRKLIALHIRNGSYVVVVSRFRTVCASAVGTNCPSGRCIAAACVYNLKISWFNIYSKLCVCVCVCVCVCVCVQLLDFSQQLCDKLEQMLLRCSSYNLLSLDEKEPQSVSQFCIGQSQLGHLRLTVFRYCVPTPYLSQVNTGLYKRMRWNVEKLHNDEEKEAETDYFMCHSWVSSYFLCYEDFRPHREADDSCGHDDLKGIWSIGHWVQVDPDPNSDDINNWILCEVPLANYHRLLFLGEDEPSSCKATDSMMKLLLTLETD is encoded by the exons ATGTCGGTCACTGAAGTCTCAGCATCAGGGCAACACCTGGATCTGGATCTACAGGATTCAAACGGCAAGGACCGTCTGCAAATCGGCACATATGCAG GTGTTTCAGAGGAGGAGAAGCAACTATCGTTTTTAGCTGACGTTGCTGTGGCGCCATCCTGTGGGAAATATGGGTGCTGCAGCTGCCCAGACTTGAGCCAGGTTGAGCAAAGCATCTGGCTGCAGCTCCAGTTCTTCTTGAGCAAAACAGATTGCGTACTTGACTGCCTCATCCAGGG GCAGAAGTGTGTAAGCAGGGACACCGTAGTTACTGCTGTGCAAAATTTCCTGTACACCTGTCAGCCTTTCTTTAACCACCTGGAACACCTAACCAGAAGCATCGTGTCCCAAAGCAACCCTCTGCCAGCTGAGAGTTGCACAAAG TTAAATTATGTATTTGACAGAAAGCTTATTGCACTTCATATAAGAAATGGATCCTATGTTGTTGTGGTCAGTCGCTTCAGAACAGTTTGTGCATCAGCTGTTGGAACAAACTGCCCGAGCGGGAGGTGTATCGCTGCCGCGTGTGTCTACAACTTGAAAATTTCGTGGTTTAACATTTACtctaaactgtgtgtgtgtgtgtgtgtgtgtgtgtgtgtgtgtgtgtgtgtgcagctgttGGACTTCTCTCAGCAGCTGTGTGACAAGTTGGAGCAGATGCTGCTGAGGTGTTCCAGCTACAATCTTCTCAGTTTGGATGAGAAGGAGCCCCAAAG CGTGTCTCAGTTCTGCATCGGCCAGAGTCAGCTCGGCCACCTGAGGCTGACCGTTTTCCGTTACTGTGTACCCACGCCGTACCTCTCCCAGGTCAACACGGGGCTGTACAAACGCATGCGCTGGAACGTGGAGAAACTCCACAACGATGAAGAGAAAGAGGCAGAAACTGATTA TTTCATGTGTCATTCCTGGGTTTCAAGCTACTTCCTGTGCTATGAGGATTTCAGGCCACACAGAGAGGCTGATGATAGCTGCGGTCATGATGATCTGAAGGGGATCTGGTCCATTGGTCACTGGGTGCAGGTGGACCCTGATCCCAATTCAGATGATATAAATAACTG GATCTTGTGTGAGGTCCCTCTGGCTAACTACCACAGACTCTTGTTTCTGGGCGAGGATGAGCCGTCTAGCTGCAAGGCTACAGACTCCATGATGAAGCTGCTTTTGACTCTGGAGACAGATTAG